Genomic DNA from Sphaerodactylus townsendi isolate TG3544 linkage group LG14, MPM_Stown_v2.3, whole genome shotgun sequence:
TTCTGAGATTCTAATTGTGCTTTGATGCCTCTTTTTTTGCCTTCTCTCAGTtttctgggcagggaaaccccaggACGATTCTGATGGTTTACCTCTTGCTTTTCCCACTTGGCACACTGTAAATCACTGAGCAGAGGTTTTTGCTGTTCGAAACACACAGCCAACTTTCAATGCAGACTGGAGTTCAATGCAGACTCTGCACCACTTACCCTAGATCTAGCCAGATCTGTTTGCATTCCAAATCTGGCTGCAAGCCAGCAGCCTCGTGTCCACCAAAGTAAGTGACATATAGCCTCTCAATGGGAATGCCGAATTCTATGGTGAGCAGGTCCAGGGCAAATTTGCAAGCCAGTTCCTGAATGGAGAAGAAAGAAGGTCTAATGTACTCAGCACAATCTAACAGCGTTTCAGAAGAGCTTTACATATCACCTCTCCAGCCCTAACAGTGCAGCGGCCAACATTCATAGAAGCAATGAGTGGACTGATATAAATTTCACAACGGTATTACACACTCTTTTCTGTGGTTGTGTATATTTTGTGCATCTGCACATGGTATGAACTCAGCTTTCACTTTTCAGAACCATCATATTTTCAGTATTCATACAATCCTGGTTCTCAATGGGGTGATACATTTGTGTCCAGATAGTACCACCTCAGATTGCTATAATCCTGGTATACTAGGTTTCTACGTGCGGGAGTTCTCTTTGCACATAGAAGCAATCAATTATGCACAAGTTGGGAGGGAACCACCTGATGAGATACTTCCATATGAAAAAAGATTCCTGCAAATCGAAAACTCACAGCTCGGAGAGAAGCATTCTACACTGTACTTGCAATCAGAAGTGGTACTGCTAGAGATTTAGAACCAGAATTGCATGAATTATGCACAAGTTAAGAGCTTTTGTCCCAACAGAAGTTGAAGATCATGCTGTGTGCAGACTTGCCATCGATACGGGCAGAGTTGCAGGGAAGAGCTTGCAagcctttatttaaaatattgatttacctgccttttcccccaaacAGCTCAGAACCTAAGGCAGGTGACAACTGGCTGGTTACCTGAAGCCAGTTAGAACGGTCTCTCGCCCCACTCAGTGTTAtaactgtggtggtggaaagtggcatcaagtcacagccaactttcggcaaccctgtagggttttcaaggcaagagacaaacagaagggGGTTTCCATTGCCTGCTTTGCGTAGCTCTACAGAATTCCTCCagttcaagtactaaccagcaccgcccctgtttagcttccaagaactggccagcctgagccatccagttcagggcaaTATAATTGTACCTTGAAGTAATCGCCAAAAGACCAGGAGCCCAGCATCTCAAAGAACGTGTGATGGTAGACATCCTTGCCAACATCATCCAGGTCGTTGTGTTTCCCGCCAGCCCGAATGCACTTCTGCGTGTTGGCTGCTCTCGTCAGCTTTGCCATGGGATGGGAAGGGTCAATCGTGTTGAGGAAGATGGGTTTGAACTAGGAGAAAAATAGAGAGGCTGACTTCAATTCCAAAGAACTACCTGGACACAGAACGCCTTCTGGTGTAAACAAGTTGATATGGAACCAGTGGCAAAATCTGGGAGTCTTGAGTTCAAGACCTTACTCTGTAGAAAAGTAgctcccaacctggggtatgcataCCCCCAAAAGGTAAtgtgccagagtgtttgggggtacatacaaaaattacataatgagtttgctaatatgggggtacagttttagggaaatgggttgccaagtggTATGCGAGTAAaagaaggttgggaaccattgctgTAGTGTAGAGGATGCAGGCATTGTCTCTCTTAATCTGTACAATGGGAGTAACAATGGCCTCTCTCAGAAGACTCTAGGTTCAATGGCAAATCTGGACTCGCTTCTGTATTAATGTGTAAAACAGCTGCAAAATACAGCCTGTTGCTCCTTGTAAGTGGTTTTGGGTcccagtgaagtaaataaataagtattgcCAGATATTTATAGACTATAAAATTGTTCAGTGTTATAAGGTTCAGtttctgctgggggggggagcatggatTAAATGTcagatctagaccaggggtagggaacctgcggctctccagatgttcaggaactacaattcccatcagcctctgtcagcatggccaattggccatgctggtaggggctgatgggaattgtagttcctgaacatctggagagccacaggttccctacccctgatctagacaaagTTTCTCTAGTACAGAAGAgacctttcctgcctccccattccCACTGCAGCCCGTGGCTGTCCACTGATCTTTACAAAATGCAGctcctgggggaaaggggggtctGAGAGATGACATAAGGAGGTCATGCAGTGGATTTGGTAGAAATTACTAATTtattctggatccaaccctaaatTTAGAGGCGAgacctgcttcaaaatgtttgagATCCACCACCCTTAACTAAAAATAGTTCTTTTTTCCAGTCTGCACTAAACCTAGAGCTAATCCATTTCAGTAGACAACCCACAAATTCTAATTgtcaaagaaaaggagaaaatccCCTCTCTTCACACCACGCATAAATGAAAATTGCCATTCTCTGTGCTGAAAATGCCTCTAAGCTGCTATAAATGGTGTCCACATACTTTCTGAAGCTTCCTTCTGAAAGAGTAGGACTTTGCCATGATTTACGATTGGTGTGTAGATCAATTAAACAAACTGCAACGTTCTAAATCTTGACAATGTCCAACCTGATTCATGCCAGCATTGGCAAACAGTAGAGTGGGGTCATCCAGCGGGACTGTGGCTGAAGAGTGCACATACGTGTGCTGGTGCTCCACGAAGAAGTTGATGAACCTTTCACGGATCTGGCTGGCTGTTAAACCCTCCATCTTCAGAGCACCACTCAGTACTGgtcagaggaaaaacaaacaaacaaaaaaagcaaacaagacTTGAGGGCAAGGCTAAATTTCTATATAAGGATAAGCCGCTGTGCTCAGATCTGGAATTTCAGGTTGCAGCAGTAACCGTTACGGAGGCAATCGGAGTAAATGCAAAGAGGTTGCAAATGTAGTGACGTTCAGACCTAATAACAACCATCTATTTCAGAATagtcttcccttccccacataTCTGGTGTGAtatgaaaggagggggggggattcctaAAGATATCTAAACCATCCTCCAGACAATGCTATTTGTGAACCAAGTCCATATAAAGAGTTGCTCTCAATTTAATCTCTGCCTCTCTGCATTTGGCCATTTCTAGCAGAATGACCAATGTATCTTCCAAAAGCGCCATCATATTTTTCAAGCAGGAATGCTTTTTAGTGGCTGCAGTTATCCTTGTGACCAATCATTTTTGATTATGGGAATGCATATAATTATAAATGACAATGCGGATACctggaaatatatttatttacttcacttatatcaCACTTTCTCTCTCGATAGGGACCCAAAATGACTCGTTACaatctcttctccatttttattcTCCCAACAACCCTAACAGCCCTAGACCGAGGGGGTGACTAACCCACGGTCACCCAGTGCATTCCCACAGCTGATTGGCAACTTGAATTAGGTCTCgcagacactctaaccactacaccatgttggtgtTACACCGGAAGCAAGATACAAGTTGACTATAAACTTGCTATATTTACACACCTTTCAAAAAATTAACAAAGAGtagtaccggggggggggggggaactaatgcacaatgcagaaatggcctgtttCCTGCAGTTTAGTTGCAGTCTCGACGGTCAGCCATTTCTCCCTGATGACAGCTCTCTACTCTGTGAACCCACACAGTGCTGCAACACTGATATCAGTGCACACCTGCTTTCAGGGAAATGATGAGCCAACAGAAAGAACAGATCTGAGCCTTGTTTCCTAAGCAGACACTACTCAAGCCAGAAGCCTCCCAAAGCTACAAGCAAAGGCAGAAATCTCCAGCGCAAAATCCACATGGCATTTGTAGAACAAACATCTCTCCAAATAGCTCCAGCCAAAATTATGTCTCAGCAAACATTTTCCAAGATTCATCACCATTTCTTCTCAGATCCCGTTCTTAAAACCCACCCAGGAACCCCTTACAATGGAGATGTTAAAATCATACAACCCCACACCATTTTTGTGCACTATTAGCCTCGATTTCCCATGgggcagaaaaaaatgggaaagaagagatggggaagaggcaagatcctacattaaaaaaaaattcacctgCCCAATGAGTCACAACCATGGGACCAGAATAGAAATGACGCTACATCAGCATGTACCTTTGGAAGGATGATCAAAAACTAACAAAGCAGTGGGCTGGTTTAGTGGTTAAAGGGGCAGATTTTGGAAGACACAACTTCAAGGAAATTGATGTTGTAGACCTCTTTGGGTCCCactggggagggaaaaaaaggaactAAGTACCAAAATAAATACAGGGAATGATTTGCAAACTGATAAGTTAACCATGGTGCGCATGAAACCATTCAGGAAACAGACATGATCCATTTCCCAAGTGGTTTCATGCATGtatgtagatcagtggttctcaacctttctaatgcaacaaccctttaatacagttcctcatgttgtggtgacccccaaccctaacatttatccattttacagatggagaacactgatgcagaaagtcttaggcgacccctgtgaaagggtcgttcgaccccccaaaggggtcccaacccctaggttgagaaccactgatgtagataCATAGCATCTAAACTATAGTAGGGAGACCTCACTTGGTCAGATTCCTGAAAAAAGTATAGAAAGATCCCACACtaccactggggggaggggggaatgcagaTGCCCGGTTTACCAAGCGCTTTACACTGACCCCATAACAAGCTACCACGTGGCAAAATGTCATCTTCATTCGGCCACGCAGCCAGGGACATGCATTTCTGCCCCAGTAAAAGCAAACTACTGGTCTGTACTGCTGGCTTTAGattacacccacccaccccttatgAACTACAAGGATTAACCCTCATATCACACTTTGCTTCCCAAGCCAAAGACACACACATCACACCGTCTTGGCAGGAACCAAACTCCCAGCATTCTCTGCAGCTGTGGCCCTAGTGCAGGGCTTATGGAAGAATCTGGGAACCCACTTTATCTTGTAATGCAGAGCAAGACTCCTGAAGGAACCTCCGCAGAatttcattcattcgttcgttcttCCGCCCCTCTACCCCACAACACAACCACACCCCGCTTCCCGATCCCAACCCTACCGGTCTCCTAGCAGGCTTTCCTCCACCAGCTGCTGCAACGCTGCCACCGTGCATCCAAACCTGTTACGGCATTGCCCCGCCCATCCCATCAGCAAGTGACAGTCAGAACTGGCTTGTAATTGGGCAAAAGCAATGCCTGTCACCATCCCACTCCCAGGATTTGCAGAGTTGCAACCGTCATAGTGAACCAGGACTTTGGAGCGGCTGATGCAACGGCTTTGAAAGAGTGATCACGTGGCCAACAAAAGGGCTGAGGGCAGGCAGGAGGGGCGCCATTGTGGGCAAAGTTTCTGACTGAGGAGAAATgtcgttttcttttttaatgtcctGTGTCCTGTCTCGTTTTTCTGTTCTTTGTAAGCAGAAGACCACAGGGAAACTACAGGGGTAGTTATTCAAGGAGTAGTTCTGTAACTGTACCGTTTTGGCAACGTCATGTCTCCAGCTATAATGGGGAATGATGACCAACGTTTCAATTCTGCATCCATGCAATAATTCCCACTTGTCCCACACATATTTTTGCACTTGAATGTTGGAGAAGGAGGTGGGATTCCTTTCAGTTATACCCAGTAGTCTTTGATTTGCtcactttttaattttctcttaACATGCTGCATGAAAATGGTTTGGCCGATTCTGcgcatgcggaataatgcaccttcaatccactttcacaattgtttgaaagtggattttgctattctgcacagtaaaattcagctgcaaagtggattgaaagtgcattattctgtgtgtgcggaagggaacTTTGTGAGGTACAGTACAGATGCCCTTGATCTAGTGATGGTGATCCTTTTGGCCTTGGCGTGTAAAAAATCTGGAAAACGCCTAACTTGACTCTGTGGCGTGAACAAAACTActatttacatattcatttattttaaaaaatgcagtccagTCATGTGTGGCACTATGTATTAaacgtcaaataattacaaaaatgacttcaACAGGAATAATAGTTGTTGCTGGCTGTTGAtgaatgctggcatgtcacctttgacatgtGTCATAAGtttaccatcactgatctagagcaaTGTAAACTGTCTGTGCTCTTCCAGCTCTAGCAAAATATATTTCCTTTCTCCCTGAGAGCCACAATGAGCAGATTTCCATTGTTCATGAGCATTTATATCTAATCCTTCCTTAGAGTTAGAGTGAGTATAGTACAAATGGGAAAATACAGACGTTTCAGAGTAGACCTAAGGTTATTTGATATTTCTTGCGGGGAAACCATATCAGTGTGGACAGGACAACTGAATATTCTCTTTGTCATTTATAGAAAACCTGTACAGCAGGAAATTAACCGATACAAAATTAAAATGGAGATTGTGTCTTGAACAGAAGTGAAGACTTAggacccaatccagatgtgggggcaGAACAGCTTGCTGGAGCAGTGGAGGGCAGCATGTTTGCCCGCGCCAGCAGAGGAGCACCTATGCTGATGGAGAGATCAAAGATGCTGTTGTGCGGGTGCTGCACAACTTTGTGGCGCCCAAACTCGAATGTGTCCGCTTAGcagatttctgttgcctggagatcagttgtaactccaggaaaCTTcttgaaagttggcaaccctagtcagtgCTGGGATGGGAGACTGAAGGAAGTctggggctgctatgcagaggaaggcaatggcaaatcacctctgctcatgtcttgccttgaaaaccctatgaggtggaCCTTCATGGAGTCTCCATAAATCAGTGGTGACTTCATAGCACACTTTACCTATAATCTCCAGTAAATTATATGGTAACTAGAAACGCTGAGAGGGCTTCTTGGTATTGAGTTTAATCACACCGATACTATTTTCCTGCCTGAGGTCTTACCATTTGGACTCAAAGCATTATCTCCTATAAAAGCCACATTTAAATTTTACAATATCTGTATGTGATCTCTACATATCTCTACTAAAAATCTGCCTACTTGATGTTTTTCTCTTAGGGCTCTGGTTTGACAAGCACTTTCCTCATCCATAAGGAGGAGTTAATGACCATCACGAGATCAAGGGCATCTGTACTGTACCTCACTTCCTGCTTTTGTCAGCCTCTTTATGCAAATAAAGGGACTCCTCGCTTCTCTCCACCTATATTACAGTGCCCCAAAAGTATCGTGAGTCAAGAGAAAATATGTGGCTTGTGTAAGGAAGACCTCAGTGGAATGTCAGGGTGGTTCAGGGGGACAGGCAGAGCAAAACTAGAGACAGACCTACTCCCCCAGCCTTCCTAAAGTTGTTTGGCTAATGCTATTCCTTGCCCCAATGCAATAGAGTAGACGCACACTCTCAGTGGGTGGCCGCCACCATGCCTGTTGCAAAGAACTTAAACAGAATCTGACAGGCCCACCtctatctctctttctcacacatacCCCCCTCATTCAGTCAAACACTCAGCCTGGTTTAATTGAGAGCTGGCATTCAAGAACCCAAATTTTATTTGGAAGACAAGGAAAGGGTTGCATAAAACTACTTACATGGAAAAAGAAGAGTGAGGAAGGATTTCAGACATGGGGAGAATTAGAACCAAAAAAATCATGGTGGCCACTGGCCAGGATGGAGAATAtatggttgccatcttccagatagcacctggagatctcccactgttatgAAGGATCTCCAGGTGGAGATCCAGATGGGGAAATGTctgcttttgaaggtggactttatgcTATTATacgctgctgaggtccctccctccctccctccccaacccccaccctctccaggcttcccccctgcccccgccaaTCTACAAGTATTTTCCAGCactgagctggcaatcctaagtTCCTGGCAGCCAAGCCATGGTCAGCAAATCATTACAGGATGgcatccttatttatttattgtagggCGTTGAGCACAATAGCCAAGCTAACTTTAACAggcttgccaggaggagggagaaagtcTGGAAAATTCAGAATTTTGGTTGGTGCAGAACAGAGCCCAAGGTGGAGTGGCAGCTGGTCACTCCTCCaatcagagaagaagaggaggaattagAGATGTGAAGGAGGCTTGCGTGGTTTATTTGAATGAGAGCTGGGTAGGAAGAATCTAGTTTAAATGGGAGATTCTTAGTATGAAGGAAATCAACGCAATCCCTTGATTATATCAAAATATGCAACATAATCATCATGCTGCTTTGGGTGTGCTGGGCTGAGTTCACTAACCAGGATCTGCATTTCTGAGGTCTTTCTTTGATGAGTCACCCATTGTCTCAGGGACTCATCCAGCTGCGTGGGTAATCTCTACATTCCTTTGACTGTTCCACTTCCATTTccccctagaaccgtggtggcaaacctatggcatgggtgccagtggtggcactcggagccctctctgtgggcacgcgcagagtcgcccccccacacacacatctaggctggcctgggccgctgggcttgattattagcattaaacttaagacctagttttggggaagcagtgtaggtaaccctgttaagcactgttaaaccccactgattttcatgtgaagaactaaagcgtgatcctttacctgggagtaagctcagttgctggcaatggggcttgcttctgagtaaatcctcctaaggtcgtgattcaccagttggaagagttgcacggttgcttcaaagcaaagccaccaactagcaccgagcttactcccaagtaacacacacctcagagccaaccgttttttctaaactaaaacctcagtattcaggttaaattgccatgttggcactttgagataaataagtaggttttgggttgcaatttgggcacccgctctcaaaaaggttctccatcactgcccaAGAATTTGTAAAATCTAGCAGACCACTCCAGATCTGGCAAAGGCAGTTTGTCCAGGGGCTAATCAAAATGGCAGGGAGTCATGCCAACAAAATGGAGGTAAAGCAGTCTGTCGGCCCCCATCTTATTAATGAGAACTGCTTTGCAATAGAAAAGACCACTAAGAATGTATGGATGACAAGTGCCCTTGCGTGTTTGGAAAAATCAACCATTATACCAAAATCAAGTAACATGTCAACATGTACAATATGCCCAAGCCATGATAATCATGAACAAAAGGCCTGTACTTCCCCGAGTTATAAAAATGTTTCTTCAGACATCAAGGCTTCTTACTGAATATCCATCTCATTTGTTCTCAAATCAACAAAACCAGTGTCTTGCAGAGTTCAGAGCTAACTATGTGCCAAATCATGAGATACTCTAAACTAGTGCTGTCTCCTCTGCTTGGCAGTAGCTTTCCCAGATCGACAGAGATTAAACTTTAAACAAACAACATAAATGTtagcccctccctccttccctccctctcttcaatTTCACCATACCAGGAACAATATTTTTCCTTATAGCAAATTCACAAGATTGCAAACCTAGCCCAGCTCTCCAGTGAGTAAGATGCTGGTGTTAGAGCCTCGGGAGGCACAGCTGCAAATAGGTGTACACACCCTTGCTATTGAGCCTCACTGATTTATATTTATCCAGGCAGGGGAACAAAGTCCAGTTATTCTGGGAGCGAGAGCTACACAGCACAATGGCTCAACTGGCTCACAGCGTCCTGGTGACAGGCTCCAACCGGGGAATTGGACTAGAAATGGTGAAGCAGCTTGTGGAGATGACAGATCCTCCAGAGCACATCTTTGCAACTTGCCGGGATCCCACCGGACCCAAAGGAAAGGTCTGTAGAAAGACAAAGtgtatagagttggaagagaccacaagggccacccgCTACGTGTTCCTGAATtgaaggggttggacttgatggcccttgtggtctcttccaactctatgattctataaatagtgtgtgtgtggagtgaacAGAGGATTTTGACCAGTATATTCTGGGGTAGGCAGAGTTCCGCGGTAATCCAGTAACCTTTTTATGGTTTGTGTAGTGACACAGTAAGGTCTCTGATTACTACGATGGCACTCAGAATTCACaggtttaaaccagtggtgggattcaaataatttaacaaccggttccggtgatgggattcaagtaatttaacaactggttgttttacaagtatcattttaacaactggttctgccaaagtggtgcgaacctgctgaatcccgccactggtttAAACGCACAGAGATGACAGACTACATCTGATTGGAGCAGCAAAGTTGGCAAAAGGAAAGTCCTCAAGGGCATCTGCTCCCTCACAGAGAGAGGGGAAACCTGGCCAAATTGTCTGCACAGTTCGATTggcaactggggaaaaaatggattggATGAAACTGCGGATATCCATTTGGATTCGACTATTTACAACCCAAATGTGAATGAAATTTACTTCCTCATTTGCAGGTCCAAACTTGATCTGGCTTTTGggtttgtttatgtttttttttgtGGTGCCACAATGACTGTGTTTGCTCTGtgctttcagttttcatttccccccttgaTAACTGTAGAGGTAAATTTCCCCAAGGAGGCAAGGGACAGTGGAGGGACATCAAGGGGAGAGGGGAACAACAGGGTCACTATCCAACCAAAACATTTACCTCATGTTCACACAGCAGTGGTTCATCCCTGCTTAGAGTTCAAGTGCACACTGTTTCCCCCAGTTATTTTGGTTTGGAGTGTTCCTTTGGAGTGTTAAAGATCTTCCAGTTTCTGGGTGCTAGCCAGATATATTCTTTTACGAGAATAGCATATGTAGGCAAATGAAGCGAATGCTCAGATGATCATTATTGTTCTGATTTCGAAAGCATTTAATTTTGCTCAAGCAATCCTATCTGCTCATCACTGAATAccaagaagtgtgtgtgtggggggggggggggtaagaaaaatgaaaggaattaaCATAGCACTGAGTTCATGCAAGTGAGCAGAGTTTAAAAGGGGGGACATTTAATCCCAACAGGGGAGGAGGGTTACAGAAGtgaacatagggttgccaacctccaggtgggacccagagatctcttggaattacaacagatcttgtGATTACGGAAATCAGCTGCCCGGCAGAAAACTGCAGCTTTGAAGGATGGATGTTATATCTGactacaccttcccttccctcccaaaatcctctcctctccaggctctccaggtgtttcccagccaggagttggcaaccctatagctACCATACTGGTTAACTAATCCAGACCTGTGCAATGACTACTTAAAATAATATAAGATtatcaacaaataaaataaccaaaCCTGACAGCCTTCAGACTGGGCCAGTTTGGGGAATACAGTCCCCCAAAGGTCAATAACATGGCATGGCAGTAAAGAAATTAGATGTCCCAAGTAGTTTAATGCTATTTAAATTAATTtgatattattttttttactgtgtactctatctgtatgttttgttcacctccctgagcccttcgggggagggtggtttataaatataattaataataataataataataataataataataatagtctgtCTCTGTTTGACATACTATTCTTGTCTCAATTACCTCTTTGTTTCCAATTCCAGGTCCTGCGTGATTTGGCAGATAAACACTCCAGGATTCATGTGATTCAGTTGGGTATGGAATATATTCTTTCCCCATCCTGTTCCTGAAAGAACCCATTCATTTCCTAGATGTCATGCTATCTATTGCAGGGTAAACTGgccttttcaatgcactttgataGCTCTAGATGCAGGGTCTCGAACCTTCTCTTTAATGAGAGCGAAACTTGTATAATAAAAAAATCCCCAGCTACTCCTCCCCCAGGATGAgcacatgaagcagccttatattgaatcagatagaaagaaggaggaggaggtggaggaagaggaggaatttggatttatatcccacctttctctcctgtaagctcctttcccttcctcttcccacaacagtcaccttgtgaaggctgaaagagttccaaagaactgtgactagcctaaagtcacccagcaggaatgtaggagtgcagaaatacatctggttcaccagataggcctctgccactcaagtggaggagtggcaatcaaacccggttctccagattagaatccacctgctcttaatcactacaccacactggctctcatagactggaagcagctgtccagggtcgctgtccagggtctcagtcCTGAATTTCTCACATCGTGTATTgtcagatcctttaactggaggtggTGTGGATTAAATTGGTGACCTTCTGCATGACCAGAAGATGCTCTACACTgatccacagcccctccctggcATATTCCCTGGAAACAGGACATGAAGAGCACCCGAAATATATCTATCAGTTAAGCAGCACAGAGAAGAATTCTGACATAGAAACGCTTTTAAAAGTTCTGgatcaaattttttttaaataatcctttCCAGGATCTTCTAGAAGGTGTGTTGAGATACAGCAGCCAACGACCTGCCGGCAACTCGCAAGCTAGTTGTTCTAGATGTATACTTATTGCTGAGTGCATTTGCCACATCATTATCAAAAGCGTTTCCCACATAATTATCAAAAGCCAGTATTGTAGGCAGTACACCACATTGATCTTTTCATTTCCACTCTGATTCCTGTCTCATCTGCTCACCTGTCTGCACAACAGAAGTGGAAGACCAGTCCAGTGTGAAGGCTTCCGTGGCACTGGTGGAGTCCCATCTAAATGGCAAAGGCCTCAATTTGCTCATCAACAATGCTGGAGTAAACTCTTATGCCTCCCTGGAAACTGTGCAACCAGAAGAAATGCTGTCTGCGTTCAACACCAATGTAGTAGGTCCCATTCTTGTGGTGAAGGTGAGAATTTCCCCCTTTGTGTTATAGAATACTGTTTATTGTTTAATCCTGTCCAATTCGGTCTGCAGCAATATATTATAACCTGTATTATGATAATGCACT
This window encodes:
- the LOC125443231 gene encoding C-factor-like, which encodes MAQLAHSVLVTGSNRGIGLEMVKQLVEMTDPPEHIFATCRDPTGPKGKVLRDLADKHSRIHVIQLEVEDQSSVKASVALVESHLNGKGLNLLINNAGVNSYASLETVQPEEMLSAFNTNVVGPILVVKEFLPLLKKAAKATSTEEMSCRKAAIINISSKLASIGRGFEVMLNPMLPYRASKVALNMVTVSMALELKGDGILCTIIHPGWVKTDMGTEKAPLSVEHSAQGILQVLANLSSSETGAFLDWEGRRLPW